The following are from one region of the Lytechinus pictus isolate F3 Inbred chromosome 4, Lp3.0, whole genome shotgun sequence genome:
- the LOC135153826 gene encoding uncharacterized protein LOC135153826: MWDRIACVAGPYCMRPLSPHLELCLSLVPVTYWSVCDTFDLWGLSLANEDKWVVNLSSRQITSTEEQLLKKGLAFAVSPPKLPITEIVAKVETAVKFIDPVSADAARKDVDSILQRARPPKPNTTREMRDALKTLKNDDSITILPADKGSATIILDSTAYEDKMTELLSSGPYKMLKKDPTDRMCRKLTSTLLALKKDKVLDEATYKKIKPTQKQPPRIYGLPKIHKPGIPLRPIVSCIGSFAYNLSKYLADILSPLTNCSEHTVSNSSEFAEFTSEQTVNEQESMISFDVVSLFTNVPIEGACSTALQRMQSDPTLSERTTLMPEQIAELLEFVLRSTYFLYRGSFYEQTEGAAMGSPVSAVVANLYMEGFEQNALPKCPSTCHPRVWKRYVDDTFIIVNRSETDSLLSYMNSQQPSIQFTLETEQGGKLAFLDTLVQRHEGGKLSTSVYRKPTHTDQYIPFDSHHDKSVKKGLVKCLFDRAARIITHPPELPKERAHIRGALYSNGYPRRFIKNTFKKKLPPRDQKVFKTCTVLPYIDGLSQQLKRRLEGHGIRTVFRSDTTLHKQLVHPKDPIPDHRRDGVVYNIPCQGCDGSYIGETARPIVERISEHKRDVRLQRTDTSAVAEHAWEKQHHPDWEGLKPLSWQPNNI; the protein is encoded by the exons ATGTGGGATCGGATTGCATGCGTTGCAGGGCCGTACTGCATGCGCCCTCTATCG CCTCATCTAGAACTTTGTCTTTCTTTAGTGCCAGTAACGTACTGGTCAGTTTGCGACACATTCGATCTGTGGGGTCTTTCTTTAGCGAATGAGGATAAATGGGTTGTTAACCTATCCTCGAGACAGATCACCTCCACCGAGGAGCAATTGCTTAAGAAAGGCCTCGCCTTTGCCGTGTCGCCCCCAAAATTGCCCATTACCGAGATTGTAGCTAAGGTTGAAACCGCGGTCAAGTTTATTGATCCAGTTTCGGCCGATGCCGCACGAAAAGATGTAGATTCCATTCTACAGAGAGCACGTCCTCCGAAACCGAATACCACAAGAGAGATGCGTGATGCTCTTAAGACACTCAAGAATGATGATAGCATCACAATCCTCCCTGCGGATAAGGGTAGTGCCACAATCATTCTAGATAGTACCGCCTACGAAGACAAAATGACCGAGCTTCTGAGCTCTGGTCCGTATAAAATGCTAAAGAAAGACCCCACAGATCGAATGTGTCGCAAACTGACCAGTACGTTACTGGCACTAAAGAAAGACAAAGTTCTAGATGAGGCTACATACAAAAAGATAAAGCCCACACAGAAACAGCCACCTAGAATATACGGGTTGCCCAAAATACACAAACCCGGGATACCTCTCAGACCAATAGTATCATGCATAGGTTCATTTGCCTATAACCTATCAAAGTACCTGGCGGACATCCTGTCCCCTCTCACTAACTGCTCAGAACACACGGTTTCCAACTCCAGTGAATTCGCTGAATTCACATCGGAGCAGACAGTTAACGAACAGGAATCCATGATCTCTTTTGATGTAGTCTCCCTCTTCACTAACGTACCGATAGAGGGCGCATGCAGTACGGCCCTGCAACGCATGCAATCCGATCCCACATTATCAGAACGTACCACACTTATGCCCGAACAAATAGCCGAACTCCTGGAGTTCGTCCTCAGATCCACATATTTTCTGTACAGAGGCTCTTTCTATGAGCAAACAGAAGGAGCAGCAATGGGTAGCCCAGTCTCAGCGGTTGTGGCTAACCTATATATGGAAGGTTTTGAACAGAACGCTTTGCCCAAGTGTCCTTCCACATGCCACCCTCGGGTGTGGAAGAGATACGTCGATGACACTTTCATAATCGTAAATAGATCCGAAACAGACAGCCTACTCTCATACATGAATAGCCAGCAACCGTCCATCCAGTTCACTCTGGAGACTGAGCAAGGAGGGAAATTAGCATTCCTTGACACGCTAGTCCAAAGACACGAGGGCGGGAAACTCTCCACCTCTGTCTACCGCAAGCCCACTCATACAGACCAATACATACCATTTGATTCTCATCACGACAAATCGGTCAAGAAAGGTCTTGTTAAATGCCTGTTCGACAGAGCAGCACGTATCATAACTCACCCACCTGAACTCCCGAAAGAAAGAGCACACATACGTGGCGCCTTGTACAGCAACGGCTACCCACGCCGTTTTATCAagaacactttcaagaaaaaactACCACCAAGGgatcagaaggttttcaagacttGCACAGTCTTGCCATACATAGATGGCCTCTCACAACAACTTAAACGCCGATTAGAAGGTCACGGTATCCGAACGGTTTTCCGCTCGGACACCACCTTACACAAACAGCTTGTACACCCCAAAGACCCTATCCCTGATCACAGACGTGATGGCGTAGTATACAACATTCCTTGCCAGGGATGTGACGGGTCTTACATCGGAGAAACAGCCCGACCGATAGTTGAACGCATTTCTGAACACAAGCGCGATGTTCGGTTACAGCGAACCGACACATCCGCggtggcagaacatgcttgggagaaacaacaccacccagattgggagggt CTtaagccattgtcatggcaaccaaataacatctaa